Proteins found in one Coleofasciculaceae cyanobacterium genomic segment:
- a CDS encoding ABC transporter ATP-binding protein: MSQEWAIATYGLTKRFEGHIAVNEIDLRVKAGEVYGLIGPNGAGKTTLIRMLATAEKPTTGEIYLDGDRLLRDDSNSLLKQRIGYLPDDFPLYDDLTVWDYLDYFARLYCLKQPSRRRRLQEVLELVQLENKRNSIIFTLSRGMKQRLSLARTIIHEPILLLLDEPVSGLDPLARQQFRQIIKILQEAGMTILISSHVLSDLAELCTSVGIMELGFLVESSSLKDLYQRLSRQQIILSTLGKMEVLQQKLSQNPFVETWSMIPQSNRLKVNFTGGESDCAELLRSLIIADIPLTEFYCSQEDLETIFLKLGHQQTS; the protein is encoded by the coding sequence ATGAGTCAGGAATGGGCGATCGCTACCTACGGTTTGACCAAAAGATTTGAAGGGCATATTGCCGTTAATGAGATTGACCTGAGAGTTAAGGCGGGGGAAGTATATGGCTTAATTGGCCCTAACGGTGCGGGAAAAACTACGCTAATTAGGATGCTGGCAACGGCAGAAAAACCAACTACAGGAGAGATTTATCTTGATGGCGATCGCCTGTTGCGAGATGATTCTAATTCTTTGCTAAAACAGCGGATCGGTTATCTTCCTGACGATTTTCCTCTTTATGACGATTTGACTGTCTGGGATTATTTAGATTATTTTGCGCGGCTATATTGTTTAAAACAGCCGAGTCGCCGTCGTCGTTTACAAGAAGTATTAGAACTAGTTCAGCTAGAGAACAAGCGCAACAGTATTATTTTTACTCTCTCGCGGGGAATGAAGCAACGCCTAAGTTTAGCCAGGACGATTATTCATGAACCAATATTATTACTTTTAGATGAACCCGTATCAGGCTTAGATCCTCTGGCAAGACAGCAGTTTCGCCAAATAATTAAAATTTTACAAGAGGCGGGAATGACAATTCTTATTTCTTCCCATGTGCTAAGTGACTTAGCCGAACTCTGCACCTCTGTAGGAATAATGGAATTAGGATTTTTAGTAGAAAGCTCCTCACTAAAAGACCTGTATCAAAGGTTATCTCGTCAACAAATTATTCTCAGTACTTTGGGTAAGATGGAGGTGTTGCAACAAAAACTGAGCCAAAACCCCTTCGTAGAAACCTGGTCGATGATTCCTCAAAGTAATCGTCTTAAAGTCAATTTTACGGGAGGAGAATCTGACTGCGCTGAACTGTTGCGATCGCTTATTATAGCTGATATTCCGCTAACAGAATTTTACTGTAGCCAAGAAGATCTCGAAACTATATTCTTAAAATTAGGACACCAACAAACTTCTTAA